From Pungitius pungitius chromosome 9, fPunPun2.1, whole genome shotgun sequence, one genomic window encodes:
- the LOC119217441 gene encoding tensin-4-like, which produces MMPTARGMSQMIPNHVLRVGQTIRLDSGPQETVNRHPSLMEPNSNHGDSDLDISLSNLNQLILELDPTFEPIAVNHSPLCMSPPTDDSDEDVSHCVLVTRGCSPCSRPPAIPFVSPSIPIPRSSRVSCSPQGTLVFSSSPTSSLPPLPCGSGVRRHPSPKNDAAFAQGSLRLSHSNRNSAVSLLSTSTCSDTSYILGSNLSLASEDADSQEFIPTHTYGSFNGGSRTTAFENRQSPEKPPLYRQGKLQERPGKGPQRCPASHLGSFSNIPVLLINGEPQQDPHTHSAGQEVELMQTILNVSNSKPISPQSFQARFNGSQPSMKFVMDTSKFWFRPHINRAEAEALVKDKEPGAFVVRDSTSHRGSFGLAMKVKPTDTNFTAATYPGESSSDLVRNFLIESSAKGVRIKGSSQEPYFGSLSALVYQHTMCAYALPCKLLIHSRDLVAAEESTNHKPASDDENKTACNFVYLNAVPTEMLTGPCAVQKAVCSALEKASGSFMPIIVNMKVSSKGVTLTDVNRKFFFRRHYPAHLLSYSGEDPDNRRWLKGSSFGARMFGFVAKGVEAGMENVCHVFAEYDPLQSCKKTIEIIQAATTKP; this is translated from the exons ATGATGCCTACAGCTAGAGGCATGTCCCAAATGATACCCAATCATGTCCTGAGAGTAGGCCAAACTATCCGCCTGGACTCAGGGCCACAGGAGACAGTCAATCGGCACCCCAGTCTCATGGAACCAAACAGTAACCATGGTGATTCTGATCTTGATATTTCCCTGAGTAATCTCAACCAGCTCATCCTGGAACTGGATCCGACATTTGAACCCATTGCGGTCAACCATAGTCCTTTGTGCATGAGCCCTCCTACAG ATGACTCAGATGAGGACGTTTCACATTGCGTGTTGGTCACTCGAGGATGTTCTCCCTGCTCCCGGCCTCCTGCGATCCCATTTGTGTCCCCCAGTATACCGATCCCTAGATCCAGCCGTGTCAGCTGCAGTCCCCAAGGCACCCTGGTGTTCTCCAGCTCCCCGACGTCCTCCCTGCCTCCACTGCCATGCGGCAGCGGAGTCCGACGACATCCTTCACCAAAAAATGACGCAGCCTTTGCACAAGGATCCCTGCGCCTGTCACACTCCAACAGAAACAGTGCCGTCTCCCTTCTATCCACGTCGACATGCTCAGACACCAGCTACATCCTTGGCAG CAACCTGTCCCTGGCCAGTGAAGACGCTGACTCTCAAGAGTTCATCCCCACTCACACATATGGCTCCTTTAACGGAGGGTCCAGAACTACAGCATTTGAGAACAGGCAAAGCCCAGAGAAGCCCCCGCTGTACAGGCAAGGAAAACTGCAGGAGCGTCCAGGGAAAGGACCACAGAGATGTCCTGCTTCACATTTGGGGTCTTTCAGCAATATTCCTGTACTGCTAATCAACGGTGAACCCCAGCAGGATCCGCACACCCACTCTGCTGGACAAGAAGTTGAGTTAATGCAGACCATCCTTAATGTGTCCAACTCAAAGCCCATTTCTCCTCAAA GTTTCCAAGCGCGTTTTAACGGCAGCCAGCCCTCAATGAAGTTTGTCATGGACACTTCAAAGTTTTGGTTCCGTCCACATATAAACAGAGCAGAAG CTGAAGCTCTGGTAAAAGACAAGGAACCCGGAGCATTTGTTGTGAGGGACAGCACCTCCCACAGAGGCAGTTTTGGTCTGGCTATGAAGGTGAAACCAACCGACACCAACTTCACTGCTGCCACCTACCCAG GAGAGAGCAGCTCAGATCTCGTCAGAAACTTCCTTATTGAATCTTCAGCTAAGGGCGTACGTATCAAAGGCTCTTCTCAGGAACCATACTTTG GTAGTCTCTCTGCCCTGGTCTACCAGCATACTATGTGTGCTTATGCTTTGCCCTGCAAATTACTCATCCACTCCAGAG ATCTGgttgcagcagaggagagcacAAATCACAAACCAGCATCAGACGACGAGAATAAAACAG CTTGTAACTTTGTCTACCTGAATGCTGTCCCTACTGAGATGCTGACGGGCCCGTGTGCCGTACAGAAAGCGGTGTGCTCTGCACTGGAGAAGGCCTCCGGTTCCTTCATGCCGATCATAGTCAACATGAAGGTGTCTTCGAAGGGTGTCACACTGACAGACGTCAACAGGAa ATTCTTCTTCAGACGCCATTACCCTGCTCACCTGCTTAGCTACAGTGGTGAAGATCCAGACAATCGGCG GTGGTTGAAAGGATCTAGTTTTGGCGCAAG GATGTTCGGCTTTGTGGCAAAAGGTGTGGAGGCCGGCATGGAGAACGTTTGCCACGTCTTTGCAGAATATGACCCTCTGCAGTcttgtaaaaaaacaattgagATTATTCAGGCAGCTACAACCAAGCCTTAG
- the ccr7 gene encoding C-C chemokine receptor type 7, producing MACVSDLRHLLPAVLILLMTFKCSMCYHEFNETKDYNDSMFYLDYNTSPDYSEFPELCVKEFNRQFRRWFVPTFYFIICLLGVAGNLLVILTFFYFKRLKTMTDVYLLNLSFADLLFALSLPFWAANSTTEWRLGLTMCKAMYTVYKVSLYGSMFVLAFISVERYFVIAKAISAHRYRSQTLFLSKVSSVAIWLMALIFSIPDMTYTTINNNTCTLYSSYSDMRRVKIEASQIVLAFALPLLVMSVCYSRIVRTLCQARGFERNKAIKVILAVAAVFLVCQIPYNLILIVNTVVIAQGKSEDCNYQNTFLYASDVTQCVAFLRCCLNPFVYAFIGVKFRHDLLKLMKDSGCMSHDWFIKFSGGRRRSSGATDTDTNTTLSP from the exons ATGGCTTGTGTCAGCG atcTCCGACACCTTCTGCCAGCTGTGCTGATATTGTTGATGACTTTCAAG TGTTCCATGTGTTACCACGAATTCAATGAAACCAAAGACTATAACGACTCCATGTTTTACCTGGACTATAACACCAGTCCGGACTACAGTGAGTTCCCTGAACTCTGTGTGAAAGAATTCAACCGCCAGTTCCGCCGCTGGTTCGTTCCGACCTTCTACTTCATCATCTGCCTTCTCGGGGTGGCAGGGAACCTACTCGTCATCCTCACCTTCTTCTACTTCAAGCGCCTCAAGACCATGACGGACGTGTACCTGCTCAACCTGTCCTTTGCGGACCTGCTCTTCGCTCTGTCGCTCCCCTTTTGGGCAGCCAACTCCACCACAGAATGGAGGCTGGGTCTGACCATGTGCAAAGCGATGTACACAGTTTACAAGGTCAGCTTATACGGCAGCATGTTCGTCCTCGCTTTCATCAGTGTGGAGCGCTACTTCGTCATCGCCAAGGCCATCTCCGCTCACCGCTACCGCTCCCAAACGCTGTTTCTCAGCAAGGTGTCGTCAGTCGCCATCTGGTTGATGGCGCTGATCTTCTCCATACCAGACATGACCTACACCACaatcaacaacaacacctgCACCCTGTACAGCAGCTATTCTGACATGCGCCGCGTCAAAATAGAGGCCAGCCAGATCGTCTTGGCTTTCGCCCTCCCGCTCCTGGTCATGAGCGTCTGTTACAGCAGAATCGTCCGAACCCTGTGCCAGGCCCGCGGCTTCGAACGCAACAAGGCCATCAAGGTGATCCTCGCCGTGGCGGCCGTCTTCCTGGTGTGCCAGATTCCCTACAACCTGATCCTGATTGTGAACACGGTGGTCATAGCACAAGGAAAAAGCGAAGACTGCAACTACCAGAACACTTTCCTCTACGCCAGCGATGTCACCCAGTGCGTGGCTTTCCTGAGGTGCTGCCTGAACCCCTTTGTCTATGCCTTTATTGGTGTCAAGTTCCGCCATGATCTCCTCAAGCTCATGAAGGACTCGGGCTGCATGAGCCATGACTGGTTCATCAAGTTTAGCGGGGGCCGGAGGAGGAGCTCGGGGGCCACCGACACTGACACCAACACCACATTATCTCCTTGA